The DNA sequence CTATAAACAGCGCCGGGATTTGAGGCAAAAACTACTCTCCAACCGATGCAAACCTGTTTTTACGGGCAAGGGCGGCGAGATGTTGGCTTTACAAACGAGGGGCTATGAAAAACTTCAACGAAATAATAGCCGAACGGTCCGCCAAGGTCGGAATTATCGGGGTTGGCTATGTCGGAATACCTTTGGCGCTCAGAATCAGCGAGGTTGGTTTCAGGGTTGTTGGTTTTGACGTTTCCGCCGAACGGGTCGATATGCTGAACAGCGGTCAAAGTCCAATCAAGCACTTTGATGCCGCTGAGATTCAGTCGATGGTTGACCGAGGCTTTGTTGCGACAAGCGACTTTTCTCGAGCTTCAGAATGCGACGCACTTATCATTTGCGTGCCTACTCCTCTCAATGCGGTGCGGGAACCTGATCTCAGTTATGTCGTAAATACGATGGAGTGGATCAAGCCTCACCTCCGCTCAGGCCAGCTCATCTCATTGGAAAGCACAACTTGGCCTGGTACCACGGAAGAAATCCTGCAGCCCTACGTGGTAGATGCGGGGTTGAAGATCGGAGAAGACGTGTTCTTGGTGTATTCACCAGAAAGGGAAGACCCAGGCAATCCTTCATTCACGACTCAAACAATTCCAAAAGTTCTAGGTGGAATGACGGATAATTGTCGTGATGCCGGCGTAGCTCTCTACGAAACGTTTATCGACCGCGTTGTTCCAGTCAGCTCGCCAAGAGCTGCGGAAATGGTGAAGTTAATCGAGAACATCCATCGTGCAGTAAACATCGGTCTTGTGAATGAGATTAAAGAAGTTGCTGACAAGATGGGTTTGGACATCTTCGAAGTGATTGATGCAGCAGGAACGAAACCTTTTGGGTTCACCAAATATTATCCGGGGCCTGGCATCGGGGGACACTGTATTCCAATTGACCCATTCTATTTGACCTGGAAAGCGCGGGAGTACGGACTTCACACCCGGTTTATCGAGTTGGCTGGAGAGATCAATGCGCGCATGCCAAGGTATGTGGTTGACAAGCTGCTTCTCGCCCTGAACGAAAAAGGGAAGGCCATATCTAAATCAAAGATCTTGGCTCTAGGCATTGCATATAAGCGCGATGTCGATGACATGAGAGAAAGTCCATCAGTGTTTGTGATGGAGATGATGCGAGATCTGGGTGCGGATGTATCTTACTCGGACCCCAATGTCCCTGTATTTCCCGAAATGCGAGAACACAGTTTTGATTTGTCTTCGGTCACTTTGACACCCGAAACGGTCAGTTCTTACGACGCCGTAGTGTTGCTCACCGATCATACTGATTTTGACTATGAAATGATTGCAAGCAACGCAGATATTCTGATCGATACCCGCGGGAAATACAGAGTGCGAACTCCGAACATAACGCCAGCGTAAAGTGAGTTAAGTGAATGGCTAAGATAGCTCAAATCGGATGTGGGCACTGGGGAAAGAATTTGACCCGGAATTTTGCTCAGCTCGGAGCATTGGCGTGTGTCGTGGAGGGCAACGCAGAAACCGCCCAAGCGATGAGTGCTGAGTATGACGTGCCCGCTAAGTCCTTCGAAGATGTGTTGGCGGATCCGAGCATCGATGCGGTAGCACTGGCAACACCTGCGGAAACACATGCCGCGCTGGCGACCAAGGCTCTGGAGGCGGGAAAGCATGCATATGTGGAAAAGCCCATAGCTCTCTCGGTAGAGGACGCCGTGGCGTTAGTGAAACTAGCGGAGCAACGCGATCGCCGCCTAATGGTTGGGCACCTACTTCAATACCATCCCATATTTATGAAGCTCCGGAGTTTAGTTGCTCAGGGCAAGGTTGGTGAGGTGCTTTATGTGTACTCTAATCGCTTGAGCCTGGGCAAATTCCGAACGGAAGAAAACGTTCTGTGGTCATTTGCACCGCACGATCTCTCAATGCTGTTGAGTGTGGCTGGCGAAGAGCCATCACATGTGAATGCACAGGGAGCATCCTACTTTACGTCCGGCATTGCCGATTGGTGTACAGCGAGTTTGACTTTTCCATCGGGTGTTCGTGGGCATCTAAACGTGTCTTGGATGCACCCGTTTAAGGAGCAGCGGTTCGTAGTTTGCGGCAAGAAAGGCGCCCTGGTTTTCGAAGACAGCAAAGCTGAATGGTCGGAAAAGTTAGCGTTTTATCCGCATACGGTTGATGTCACCACCCCTGCGCCCCTTCCGACCAAAGGGGATGTCGAGTTGATAGACGTAGACCATGGTGAGCCGCTGAAAGCAGAGTGCCAGCATTTTATTGATTGCATCGACAATGGTACGGATCCACGCACGAATGGCGCCGAGGGATTGGCGGTTCTTCGCGTGTTGAGCTCGATGGAAAAATCTTTGGCTGAGAGCTTGGAGGGATGAGTGCCATGGCTACAGAACAGGACTATTTCGTTCATGAAAGCTCTTATGTTGACGATGGTGTGACCATTGGACAGGGAACCAAGGTGTGGCATTTTGTGCACTTGCTCTCGGGCACCTCAATCGGACGGAACTGCTCGCTTGGTCAAAATGTGATGGTCGGTCCTGATGTCTCAGTAGGCGATGGATGTAAAATTCAGAATAACGTAGCGCTGTATGCGGGTGTTACCCTCGCGGACAACGTCTTTTGTGGGCCGTCATGTGTTTTTACAAATGTCTTGACCCCTCGCGGCCACGTTGAACGCAAAGATGAGTTCGCTGAAACCAAGGTCGGCGAGGCAGCGACGATTGGGGCGAACGCAACCATCGTATGCGGAAACTCTTTGGGTGAGTATTGCATGGTTGCTGCGGGCGCAGTCGTTACGCGAGATGTGCTACCTCATGCCCTGGTTGCTGGCGTTCCGGCAAGGCAAATCGGATGGGTCTCTCGATCTGGAGAGCGACTAGATGCCTCTTTGGTCTGTCCCAGAACCGGCGAAGAATACATCGAGACAGACGGCAAATTGTCTATTGTGGAGAGCAAATAAAATGTCGATCCAGTTCATTGATCTAGCGGCACAACAGTCTCGAATTAGAGAAAAACTAGACAAAAGAATCGCAGATGTTTTGGACCATGGAAAGTACATCATGGGTCCTGAAGTCGCTGAGCTTGAACAACAGCTGTCCGCATTCAGCGGCGCGAAACATGCCATCACGTGTGCCAACGGAACCGATGCGTTGCAGATCGCGCTGATGGCGATTGGGGTGAAGGCTGGAGACGCAGTCTTTTGCCCAAGTTTTACGTTTGCAGCTACCGCTGAGATTGTGCCGCTGCTGGGCGCCACGCCAGTATTTGTAGATGTTAATGCGTCTGACTTTAACATTGATACAGAGAGTCTCATCAACGCTATTGCCGAGGCGAAGGCGCTAGGGTTGCGTCCGGCTGGCGTGATCCCCGTGGATCTTTTTGGTCTACCAGCATCGTACAATGAAATTCAGAAGATCGCCGACGAACACAATCTGTGGGTGTTGTCAGATAGCGCGCAGGGTTTTGGGTCTACCTACAACGGACAGCGGGCTGGAAGTTTGGGTGATGTAGCAACAACTTCCTTTTTTCCTGCAAAGCCTCTCGGTTGTTATGGGGATGGCGGTGCGGTCTTTACGTCTAGTGACGAATTGGCTGCTCTTATCAAGTCGTTTCGAGTACATGGGAAAGGTACTCATAAGTACGACAATGAGCGGATCGGCGTGAACTCAAGGCTCGATACGCTACAGGCGGCCATTCTACTAGAGAAACTGGCTGTTTACGACGCCGAAATCGATGCGCGTCAAGCTGTTGCGCTGAGATATAATGAGGGTCTGAGTGATCTGATCGAGACCCCGTATGTATCGAACGACAAGGTCTCGGTTTGGGCTCAGTATACGCTGAAGACACCTGAAGGAATGGACCGTGCGAAAATCATGGATGGATTGAAAAATAAGGGTGTGCCGAGCGTCGTCTATTATCCAATGCCATTGCACCAACAAACGGCGTTTCAATCAGGCATTGTACCGTCAAAAGGGCTTCCAGTGTCTGAGGCGTTGTCTCAATCGGTGTTTAGTCTCCCCATGCACCCCTACCTCGAAAAGGAGGAGCAAGACGTCATTATCGAAGCCCTGCGTTCTGAGCTGCGATGATGGGTTCACGCGATCATTCTTCCGCCGACGGATCGCTCTGCTCTTTTATTCAACTTTTGCAACCCAAGATGGCCACGGCCAAAGCTGAGGGGAACTATGTCGCTTAAAATACTCACTGTCGTCGGTGCGCGTCCTCAGTTCATCAAGGCAGCTGGTCTGTCGCGCTACATTCGAAATCATGCAAGTGCCGACGTCGAAGAAAAAATTATTCACACCGGCCAGCACTATGACTCGAACATGTCTGATGTATTCTTTGATGAGTTGGATATTCCGCGCCCGGACTTCCAGTTGAGCGCCAGATCGTCACTGCATGGCGCCAGCACGGGACAGATGTTAGAGGGTGTCGAGGAAATTATGCTCTCTGAGAGACCCGATTGGGTGCTGATCTATGGAGACACCAATTCCACTTTAGCAGGCGCGCTTGCTGCTGCTAAGCTTCATATACCAGTGGCACATGTAGAAGCTGGTTTGAGATCATTTAATAAGCGGATGCCCGAAGAAGTGAATCGGGTGATGTCTGACCATGTTTCGTCGCGTCTCTATTGTCCGACGGACACAGCAGTCAGAAACCTTAAGAATGAGGGGATCACTGATGGTGTGATGAACGTCGGTGACATCATGCTTGAAGTTACTCAGATGTACTCTGATGCCGCTTTGGCAAACTCCGAGATTCTACAGAAGCTCCAACTGGAACCAAAACAGTTTGCACTGGTGACGATCCACAGGGCAGAGAATACGGATTCGCCTCAGCGCCTCGCAGCAATTTGTGAATCCCTCGGCGCTGCTGCTAAGAAAATGACAGTTGTTTTTCCTCTACATCCACGAACAAGGAAGTGTATTGAGCAACAATCTCTTTGGGGCAGCTTGGAGGGCGTTCAGATTTTGGAGCCGCTGCCCTATCTAGACCTGCAGGCTCTTCAAAGGCAGGCGCGGCTTGTTCTGACAGACTCAGGAGGAGTGCAGAAGGAGGCATTCTTTTGCCGCACACCCTGCATAACTGTTAGGGATGAAACTGAATGGTCTGAAACGCTGCAAGCAGGCTGGAATCAGCTTGTCGATGCATCGGCTGAGAAAATCGGAACTGCGATCGAACAGTCGACAGTGCCACAAAGCCCTCAGTCTGAGGTGTTTGGCGCAGGCAACACTGCTGAGTTGATCATTAAAGATCTCATTTCTGAGGAGTGCTAATCAGATGGCGATCATCGCCAAAAGCGATTTGGCCCAGTTCGGGTATTGGTCAAAGTTGGGCTACCTTGACATTGTGAGCCGATATCGGCGGACCGTCTTGGGCCCATTGTGGATTAGCATGGTCAATGGGTTCACAATATTCGCTATTGGGGTGGTTTATGGCAGTCTTTTCCGACTTCCATTGGCAGAGTATTTCCCCTTTATCGTAACCGGATATATCTTCTGGCTCTGGATCAGTTCTACGGTGTTAGAGATGTCTAGCGCGCTGGTTAGCTATCGCTTTATTGTCCATAATATTCCCGTACACCCTGTCTCTGTTTTGGTGCGGGTATTTGTGAGAAACACGATTGTCCTCATGCACAATGTCCCGATCATACTCATTGTGTTGCTCTACTTTGGTGTGTTTCCGGGCTGGGAAATCATTTGGCTGATACCTGGGCTTTTTGTCGCGAGCATCTTCATATTTTTTGGGTCGGGCTCAATTGCGTTTATCAGTGCTCGTTTCCATGATTTCCAGCTTCTAACGACAGCGGTCGTAGGGGTGCTTTTTCTTGTGACACCGATTATCTGGTCACCCGACATTCTGGTAGAGCGTGCCTATATCGCCACCTTCAATCCTCTGACCCACATTGTGGAGATTCTGCGCCAGCCTTTCCTGGGCGCCGGCCCCTCTGAATTGAACTACGCGGTTAGCCTGGGGCTCTCCGTTCTTGCAGCAGCGGTTTTTGTTCTTTCGTTGAGAATAAGTCGATATCGATATTTGTTCTGGATTTGACTGATGATGAAGCTCGACGAGGTAAGCCTCCGCATTCCGCAGACACGTGTTAAATCTTTGAGGCAGGCGCTCGCAAGTGCGTTAAAACCTGCAGGCGGAGATGACACCGTTTGCATACTTGACGCTGTGAATCTAGACCTGCCAGATGGTACGCGCCTTGGGCTATTGGGGCGCAATGGTGCCGGGAAGTCTACGCTTCTGCGCGTAATGGCCCGCGTCTTCGAGCCGACCTCTGGAAGTGTTGTGTGCTCCGGACGCGCAGTTTCCCTATTTGACCTTCACTTTGGAATGGACGAAGAAGCCAGTGGGCATGCAAATCTTCAGATTGCTGGGGCATTACTGGGGATAAGTGGTGATCAAATTGAAAAACTGCGCGCAGACATTGTCGAGTTTTCCGAACTTGGTGACGCGCTTAACCGGCCTCTGAAAACATATTCTTCGGGGATGAGGGTCCGTTTGGCGTTTGCGCTTGTTACCTCCATTGAAGCAGACAATTTGCTGATCGATGAGATTATCGGCGTAGGCGATGCCGCGTTTCTCGACAAGGCCCGTCGACGGATTCAGAGGCAGATCCAGAGTTCTAGCGTATTTGTCCTTGCATCACATTCGGACGCTATGCTTCGGGATTTTTGTACGACTGGACTGGTCATGGAAGCTGGGAAGATCGTTTTCCATGGGCCGATTGAAGACGCTATATCGCATTACAATGGAATGTACGCTGGGAGTGAAGGCTGATGAAAGTGCTCTTGCTATGTGACTACAGATGGTCCCATGCTCCAACGATTACCGATCATATCAATTCGTTGCTGCGGTATTCTGAAAACAGTGTTTATCGTTACAGCGGTCTTGTGGAAAACAATGGTGATCTGCCTGACTGGCTGAACCTTGATGTATTTGATGCGGTCATCGTTCACTATTCAATCTTTGTCGCCGTAGAGCATTACCTGTCGGACAAGTCCAAGGCGCGGCTTGCACAGTATCAGGGTGTCAAAGCTGTGTTTCTTCAGGACGAATATCGGTTCGTCAACAAGAGTATTGAGGGAATAAACACAGTTGGGGCAGATATCATCTTCACCTGTGTGCCCGAAAAGGGAATTCCGCAGGTGTATCCGCCCGAACAAGTCGGCGGTGCGAAAGCGGTCAACGTCCTGACGGGTTATGTTTCTGATGCGTTGAAAAACGTTCCGCCCAAAGAGTTGGGTGAGAGAAAATACGACGTTTCGTACCGGGGAAGAAAGTACCCGGCATGGCATGGGCGGTTGGGGCGCGAAAAATGGGAAATAGCGAAACAGTTCAAGAAAAAAACTCGTTGGAAGGGGCTTAAGACCAACATTAGTTACCGCGAAAAAGATCGCGTCCATGGAGCAAACTGGGTAGAACTTATTCGGAATTCTCGCTCTGTATTGGGTGTTGAAAGTGGAGCGAGTGTCTTTGATTTCACCGGCGAGATATCGACGAGTGTAGAAACCATCAGTTATCTCCTGGGGGAAAAGAGGTTCGACTATGATCGGGTCCGAGAAGACTATTTTGCCGATCTCGAGGACAAAATAGGCCTCGAACAGATTTCTCCCCGTGTCTTCGAGGC is a window from the Rhodobiaceae bacterium genome containing:
- the wbpA gene encoding UDP-N-acetyl-D-glucosamine 6-dehydrogenase, whose translation is MKNFNEIIAERSAKVGIIGVGYVGIPLALRISEVGFRVVGFDVSAERVDMLNSGQSPIKHFDAAEIQSMVDRGFVATSDFSRASECDALIICVPTPLNAVREPDLSYVVNTMEWIKPHLRSGQLISLESTTWPGTTEEILQPYVVDAGLKIGEDVFLVYSPEREDPGNPSFTTQTIPKVLGGMTDNCRDAGVALYETFIDRVVPVSSPRAAEMVKLIENIHRAVNIGLVNEIKEVADKMGLDIFEVIDAAGTKPFGFTKYYPGPGIGGHCIPIDPFYLTWKAREYGLHTRFIELAGEINARMPRYVVDKLLLALNEKGKAISKSKILALGIAYKRDVDDMRESPSVFVMEMMRDLGADVSYSDPNVPVFPEMREHSFDLSSVTLTPETVSSYDAVVLLTDHTDFDYEMIASNADILIDTRGKYRVRTPNITPA
- the gfo gene encoding glucose--fructose oxidoreductase; the encoded protein is MAKIAQIGCGHWGKNLTRNFAQLGALACVVEGNAETAQAMSAEYDVPAKSFEDVLADPSIDAVALATPAETHAALATKALEAGKHAYVEKPIALSVEDAVALVKLAEQRDRRLMVGHLLQYHPIFMKLRSLVAQGKVGEVLYVYSNRLSLGKFRTEENVLWSFAPHDLSMLLSVAGEEPSHVNAQGASYFTSGIADWCTASLTFPSGVRGHLNVSWMHPFKEQRFVVCGKKGALVFEDSKAEWSEKLAFYPHTVDVTTPAPLPTKGDVELIDVDHGEPLKAECQHFIDCIDNGTDPRTNGAEGLAVLRVLSSMEKSLAESLEG
- the wbpD gene encoding UDP-2-acetamido-3-amino-2,3-dideoxy-D-glucuronate N-acetyltransferase, with the protein product MATEQDYFVHESSYVDDGVTIGQGTKVWHFVHLLSGTSIGRNCSLGQNVMVGPDVSVGDGCKIQNNVALYAGVTLADNVFCGPSCVFTNVLTPRGHVERKDEFAETKVGEAATIGANATIVCGNSLGEYCMVAAGAVVTRDVLPHALVAGVPARQIGWVSRSGERLDASLVCPRTGEEYIETDGKLSIVESK
- the wbpE gene encoding UDP-2-acetamido-2-deoxy-3-oxo-D-glucuronate aminotransferase is translated as MSIQFIDLAAQQSRIREKLDKRIADVLDHGKYIMGPEVAELEQQLSAFSGAKHAITCANGTDALQIALMAIGVKAGDAVFCPSFTFAATAEIVPLLGATPVFVDVNASDFNIDTESLINAIAEAKALGLRPAGVIPVDLFGLPASYNEIQKIADEHNLWVLSDSAQGFGSTYNGQRAGSLGDVATTSFFPAKPLGCYGDGGAVFTSSDELAALIKSFRVHGKGTHKYDNERIGVNSRLDTLQAAILLEKLAVYDAEIDARQAVALRYNEGLSDLIETPYVSNDKVSVWAQYTLKTPEGMDRAKIMDGLKNKGVPSVVYYPMPLHQQTAFQSGIVPSKGLPVSEALSQSVFSLPMHPYLEKEEQDVIIEALRSELR
- the wbpI gene encoding UDP-2,3-diacetamido-2,3-dideoxy-D-glucuronate 2-epimerase; the encoded protein is MSLKILTVVGARPQFIKAAGLSRYIRNHASADVEEKIIHTGQHYDSNMSDVFFDELDIPRPDFQLSARSSLHGASTGQMLEGVEEIMLSERPDWVLIYGDTNSTLAGALAAAKLHIPVAHVEAGLRSFNKRMPEEVNRVMSDHVSSRLYCPTDTAVRNLKNEGITDGVMNVGDIMLEVTQMYSDAALANSEILQKLQLEPKQFALVTIHRAENTDSPQRLAAICESLGAAAKKMTVVFPLHPRTRKCIEQQSLWGSLEGVQILEPLPYLDLQALQRQARLVLTDSGGVQKEAFFCRTPCITVRDETEWSETLQAGWNQLVDASAEKIGTAIEQSTVPQSPQSEVFGAGNTAELIIKDLISEEC
- the tagG gene encoding teichoic acid translocation permease protein TagG; this translates as MAIIAKSDLAQFGYWSKLGYLDIVSRYRRTVLGPLWISMVNGFTIFAIGVVYGSLFRLPLAEYFPFIVTGYIFWLWISSTVLEMSSALVSYRFIVHNIPVHPVSVLVRVFVRNTIVLMHNVPIILIVLLYFGVFPGWEIIWLIPGLFVASIFIFFGSGSIAFISARFHDFQLLTTAVVGVLFLVTPIIWSPDILVERAYIATFNPLTHIVEILRQPFLGAGPSELNYAVSLGLSVLAAAVFVLSLRISRYRYLFWI
- the tagH gene encoding teichoic acids export ATP-binding protein TagH, with the protein product MMKLDEVSLRIPQTRVKSLRQALASALKPAGGDDTVCILDAVNLDLPDGTRLGLLGRNGAGKSTLLRVMARVFEPTSGSVVCSGRAVSLFDLHFGMDEEASGHANLQIAGALLGISGDQIEKLRADIVEFSELGDALNRPLKTYSSGMRVRLAFALVTSIEADNLLIDEIIGVGDAAFLDKARRRIQRQIQSSSVFVLASHSDAMLRDFCTTGLVMEAGKIVFHGPIEDAISHYNGMYAGSEG